A stretch of the Acidobacteriota bacterium genome encodes the following:
- a CDS encoding energy transducer TonB, whose protein sequence is MFETALIESRKQPGGSKRWYTLPLSILIHVVVIGSAVGLSMWYIEEIPEPPIPVQFYSQAAPPPPPPPPPPKAAPAKQQAKVEPTKPTSVMSPVVVPDTLPPPTSAPEPADAGVEGGVEGGVEGGVAGGVMGGVLGGVKGGVIGGNVEEPLRVGGEVKEPVEINRVKPQYPEAARKARMQGVCILEAIITKTGDVESVRVLRGLNPLLDNAAIRAVQQWKYKPATFNGRPVPVYLTVTVTFTLQ, encoded by the coding sequence ATGTTCGAAACTGCCCTCATCGAATCCCGGAAGCAGCCCGGCGGCTCGAAGCGCTGGTACACGCTCCCGCTCTCGATCCTGATCCACGTGGTCGTCATCGGGTCGGCCGTCGGACTCTCGATGTGGTACATCGAGGAGATCCCGGAGCCGCCGATCCCCGTGCAGTTCTACTCCCAGGCCGCTCCGCCCCCGCCTCCCCCGCCGCCGCCCCCGAAGGCTGCGCCGGCGAAGCAGCAGGCCAAGGTGGAGCCGACGAAGCCGACCTCGGTCATGTCCCCGGTGGTCGTGCCCGACACCCTTCCCCCTCCGACGTCCGCGCCTGAGCCCGCCGATGCCGGCGTCGAGGGCGGCGTCGAAGGCGGCGTCGAAGGCGGCGTCGCGGGCGGCGTGATGGGCGGCGTCCTCGGCGGCGTCAAGGGCGGCGTCATCGGCGGCAACGTCGAAGAGCCCCTGCGCGTCGGCGGCGAGGTCAAGGAACCGGTCGAGATCAACCGCGTCAAGCCGCAGTACCCCGAGGCGGCCCGCAAGGCGCGCATGCAGGGCGTCTGCATCCTCGAGGCCATCATCACGAAGACGGGAGACGTCGAGTCCGTGCGCGTTCTGCGCGGCCTCAACCCGCTTCTCGACAACGCCGCGATTCGCGCGGTCCAGCAATGGAAGTACAAGCCGGCGACCTTCAACGGGCGCCCGGTCCCGGTCTACCTGACGGTCACGGTCACGTTCACGCTCCAGTGA
- a CDS encoding MotA/TolQ/ExbB proton channel family protein has product MGPMAKGVFILLCILSVYSLAVSVERWMTFQKAKQQSVKFALEVGQLLKQDKLKEAIDLAKKYKNSHVAKVVSAGLLEFAYEAHGAAAAGHDSVAAAERAIERATMMTTADMKKGLGGLATIATTAPFIGLFGTVIGIINAFRGMAQSGAGGLGSVSAGISEALVTTALGLFVAIPAVWLYNLFLNKIERFQVEMSNSASELVDYFMKRQAAKAA; this is encoded by the coding sequence ATGGGGCCCATGGCGAAGGGCGTCTTCATCCTGCTCTGCATTCTTTCGGTCTACTCTCTCGCGGTCTCGGTCGAGAGGTGGATGACGTTCCAGAAGGCGAAGCAGCAGTCGGTCAAGTTCGCCCTCGAGGTCGGCCAGCTCCTCAAGCAGGACAAGCTGAAGGAAGCCATCGACCTCGCGAAGAAGTACAAGAACAGCCACGTCGCGAAGGTCGTCTCGGCGGGACTCCTTGAGTTCGCTTACGAGGCCCACGGAGCCGCGGCGGCAGGTCACGACAGCGTCGCGGCCGCCGAGCGCGCGATCGAGCGGGCCACGATGATGACGACGGCCGACATGAAGAAGGGCCTCGGCGGCCTCGCGACGATCGCGACGACCGCGCCGTTCATCGGCCTCTTCGGCACCGTCATCGGCATCATCAACGCGTTCCGCGGCATGGCGCAGTCCGGCGCCGGCGGCCTCGGCTCGGTGTCCGCGGGTATTTCCGAGGCCCTCGTCACGACGGCGCTCGGACTCTTCGTCGCCATCCCGGCCGTGTGGCTCTACAACCTCTTCCTCAACAAGATCGAGCGCTTCCAGGTGGAAATGTCGAACTCGGCCTCCGAGCTCGTCGACTACTTCATGAAGCGCCAGGCCGCGAAGGCCGCCTGA
- a CDS encoding biopolymer transporter ExbD, with protein sequence MGMDSFGGRQDMKSDINVTPLVDVCLVLLIIFMVVTPMLQKGKPVMLPQTERPDKKPESDKELLISIQADKTIFIDTKWFPDKDFAAKMKEIGERSANKDVLVKADQRLTYGDVKNVMRMIKDGGFERVGLITEKKGDK encoded by the coding sequence ATGGGAATGGATAGCTTCGGCGGCCGACAGGACATGAAGAGCGACATCAATGTGACGCCGCTCGTCGACGTGTGCCTCGTGCTCCTCATCATCTTCATGGTCGTCACGCCGATGCTGCAGAAGGGCAAGCCCGTCATGCTTCCGCAGACGGAGCGCCCGGACAAGAAGCCGGAATCCGACAAGGAGCTCCTGATCTCCATCCAGGCGGACAAGACCATCTTCATCGACACGAAGTGGTTCCCCGACAAGGATTTCGCAGCCAAGATGAAGGAGATCGGGGAGCGTTCCGCGAACAAGGACGTGCTCGTCAAGGCCGACCAGCGCCTGACCTACGGCGACGTGAAGAACGTCATGCGCATGATCAAGGACGGCGGATTCGAGCGCGTCGGACTCATCACCGAGAAGAAGGGCGATAAGTAA
- a CDS encoding biopolymer transporter ExbD, translated as MSMGVGSGDGPKSEINVTPLVDVVLVLLIIFMVVQPLLQRGYDVQVPPNAPATPPNTPPPTDQIIVSITANKEYYLNKEKVEAANIAVRLQEVLRNRASKIVFFSAEDTVKYADVMTLMDIVRNSGSGDKKVNIGIVMDWVNPAASATP; from the coding sequence ATGAGCATGGGAGTCGGAAGCGGGGACGGCCCGAAGTCGGAGATCAACGTCACTCCGCTCGTCGACGTCGTTCTCGTCCTCCTGATCATTTTCATGGTCGTCCAGCCGCTCCTCCAGCGCGGCTACGACGTCCAGGTTCCACCGAACGCGCCGGCGACGCCTCCGAACACGCCGCCGCCGACGGACCAGATCATCGTGTCGATCACGGCGAACAAGGAGTACTACCTCAACAAGGAGAAGGTCGAAGCCGCGAACATCGCGGTCCGTCTCCAGGAGGTCCTCCGGAACCGCGCGTCGAAGATCGTCTTCTTCTCAGCCGAGGACACCGTCAAGTACGCGGACGTGATGACCCTCATGGACATCGTCCGCAACTCCGGGTCCGGCGACAAGAAGGTCAACATCGGCATCGTGATGGACTGGGTGAACCCCGCCGCGTCCGCGACGCCGTGA
- a CDS encoding sodium-translocating pyrophosphatase — translation MTTSTRLVRTARAAWGRAAAFLLALGVLLADGVARADESELLLPDLGSVTFLGMNGRTLLMGGILVCLAGLVFGLVMYGKLKNLPVHKSMLEVSELIYETCKTYLVTQGKFILVLEVFIGTIIAVYYGVLRHMELYKVVVILAASLVGIAGSYGVAWFGIRINTFANSRTAFASLRGKPFPCYAIPLAAGMSIGTMLISTELILMLGILLFIPGHLAGPCFIGFAIGESLGASALRIAGGIFTKIADIGSDLMKIVFKIKEDDARNPGVIADCTGDNAGDSVGPTADGFETYGVTGVALISFILLAVPDAPTQVKLLVWLFAMRIMMIVASVCSYWINDAIARAKYANADKMDFEAPLTSLVWITSIVSVVITFVVSYLLIPELGDGTLWWKLGAIITCGTLAGAIIPELVKVFTSTKSGHVKEVVTASREGGASLNVLAGLTAGNFSAYWMGLAIAVLMGIGYAISTAFPAGIMLAPATFAFGLVAFGFLGMGPVTIAVDSYGPVTDNAQSVYELSVIENIPNVKAEVKRDFGFDLSFDKAKHFLEENDGAGNTFKATAKPVLIGTAVVGATTMIFSIIMLLTHGLKSDLDKLSILHSPFLLGLVMGGAVIYWFTGASTQAVSTGAYRAVEFIKKNIKLDASVEKASVEDSKAVVAICTKYAQKGMFNIFLTIFFSTLAFACLEPFFFIGYLISIALFGLYQAIFMANAGGAWDNAKKLVEVDLKEKGTELHAATVVGDTVGDPFKDTSSVAMNPVIKFTTLFGLLAVELAIGLSRGTSATLAAIFFAVSLVFVYRSFYGMRIESSPVAS, via the coding sequence ATGACCACCTCCACCCGCCTGGTCCGCACGGCACGCGCCGCATGGGGGCGCGCCGCCGCGTTTCTGCTCGCTCTGGGCGTGCTCCTCGCCGACGGCGTCGCGCGCGCCGACGAGTCGGAGCTCCTGCTTCCCGACCTGGGCTCGGTGACCTTCCTCGGGATGAACGGCCGCACGCTCCTCATGGGCGGCATCCTCGTGTGCCTCGCCGGTCTCGTCTTCGGCCTCGTCATGTACGGGAAGCTCAAGAACCTCCCCGTCCACAAGTCGATGCTCGAGGTCTCGGAGCTCATCTACGAGACGTGCAAGACCTACCTCGTCACGCAGGGCAAGTTCATCCTGGTCCTCGAGGTCTTCATCGGGACGATCATCGCCGTCTACTACGGCGTGCTCCGCCACATGGAGCTCTACAAGGTCGTCGTCATCCTCGCCGCCAGCCTCGTCGGCATCGCGGGGAGCTACGGCGTGGCGTGGTTCGGCATCCGGATCAACACGTTCGCGAACTCGCGGACCGCGTTCGCGAGCCTCAGGGGAAAGCCCTTCCCCTGCTACGCGATCCCCCTCGCGGCGGGCATGTCGATCGGCACGATGCTCATCTCGACCGAGCTCATCCTCATGCTCGGGATCCTCCTCTTCATCCCGGGCCATCTCGCGGGCCCCTGCTTCATCGGGTTCGCCATCGGCGAGTCCCTCGGCGCCTCGGCCCTCCGCATCGCGGGCGGCATCTTCACGAAGATCGCCGACATCGGCTCGGACCTCATGAAGATCGTCTTCAAGATCAAGGAAGACGACGCGCGCAACCCCGGCGTCATCGCCGACTGCACGGGCGACAACGCGGGCGACTCCGTCGGGCCGACGGCCGACGGCTTCGAGACGTACGGCGTGACCGGCGTCGCGCTCATCTCCTTCATCCTCCTCGCCGTTCCGGACGCGCCGACGCAGGTCAAGCTCCTCGTCTGGCTCTTCGCGATGCGCATCATGATGATCGTCGCGAGCGTCTGCTCCTACTGGATCAACGACGCGATCGCACGGGCGAAGTACGCGAACGCCGACAAGATGGACTTCGAGGCGCCCCTGACCTCGCTCGTCTGGATCACGTCGATCGTCTCGGTCGTCATCACGTTCGTCGTCTCGTACCTCCTGATCCCGGAGCTGGGCGACGGGACACTCTGGTGGAAGCTCGGCGCGATCATCACGTGCGGCACGCTCGCCGGCGCGATCATCCCGGAGCTCGTCAAGGTGTTCACGTCCACGAAGTCGGGGCACGTGAAGGAGGTCGTCACGGCCTCGCGTGAGGGCGGCGCCTCCCTGAACGTCCTCGCCGGCCTCACGGCCGGAAACTTCTCGGCCTACTGGATGGGCCTCGCGATCGCGGTCCTCATGGGCATCGGCTACGCGATCTCCACGGCCTTCCCGGCGGGGATCATGCTCGCGCCGGCCACGTTCGCCTTCGGCCTGGTCGCGTTCGGCTTCCTCGGCATGGGCCCCGTGACGATCGCGGTCGACTCCTACGGCCCCGTCACGGACAACGCCCAGTCGGTCTACGAACTCTCCGTCATCGAGAACATCCCGAACGTCAAGGCCGAGGTCAAGCGCGACTTCGGCTTCGACCTCAGCTTCGACAAGGCAAAGCACTTCCTCGAGGAGAACGACGGCGCCGGCAACACGTTCAAGGCCACGGCCAAGCCCGTCCTGATCGGCACGGCCGTCGTCGGCGCCACCACGATGATCTTCTCGATCATCATGCTCCTCACCCACGGCCTCAAGAGCGACCTCGACAAGCTCTCGATCCTGCACTCGCCGTTCCTTCTCGGCCTCGTCATGGGAGGCGCGGTCATCTACTGGTTCACGGGCGCGTCCACGCAGGCCGTCTCGACCGGCGCCTACCGCGCCGTCGAGTTCATCAAGAAGAACATCAAGCTCGACGCCTCCGTCGAGAAGGCCTCCGTCGAGGACAGCAAGGCCGTCGTCGCCATCTGCACGAAGTACGCGCAGAAGGGCATGTTCAACATCTTCCTGACGATCTTCTTCTCGACGCTCGCCTTCGCGTGCCTCGAGCCGTTCTTCTTCATCGGCTACCTCATCTCGATCGCGCTCTTCGGCCTCTACCAGGCGATCTTCATGGCGAACGCCGGCGGCGCCTGGGACAACGCGAAGAAGCTCGTCGAGGTCGACCTGAAGGAAAAGGGCACCGAGCTGCACGCGGCGACCGTCGTCGGCGACACGGTCGGCGACCCCTTCAAGGACACGTCGTCCGTGGCCATGAACCCGGTCATCAAGTTCACGACGCTCTTCGGCCTCCTCGCCGTCGAGCTCGCAATCGGCCTTTCGCGCGGCACGAGCGCCACGCTCGCGGCGATCTTCTTCGCGGTCTCGCTCGTTTTCGTCTACCGATCCTTCTACGGGATGCGGATCGAGAGCTCGCCCGTCGCGTCCTGA
- a CDS encoding amino acid permease: MTKSGTTQPAYPRTLPRRLGLLDATTIVAGSMIGSGIFITSADISRQVRSGSLLVLVWVFTALVTVAGAWSYGKLAMAFPKAGGQYVYLREAWGDLGGFLFGWAMLLVIQTGTIAAVAVAFAKYLGVLVPAVSSKHVFFKARFLSVTPLEIVAIALIVLLTWWNTTSVENGARLQNVFTAAKVLSLVGLLAVCFTAGSGLATTNWAFPAAADLKMPLIWAFAVATVGSLFSADAWNNVTFLGEEVRDAERNVPRALIYGTGLVTTLYVLANIGYLNALPLSGIASAPEDRVATAAIGAVTGSAESGTPALIMAVVILVSTFGCLNGLILSGSRVLYAMSRDGLFLKSLARVAPRTMIPVNALGAQALWASLLCLSGKYGDLLDYVIATVLIFYIATIVGRWKLAREMPALAPKTWADRVVPALYVAATLYVTIALAIYKPAYTVPGLVIVALGIPAFYFFKSRQTPAPQA; this comes from the coding sequence ATGACCAAGTCCGGCACGACGCAGCCGGCCTATCCACGGACGCTTCCCCGCCGGCTCGGGCTCCTGGACGCGACGACGATCGTCGCCGGCTCGATGATCGGCTCGGGCATCTTCATCACGTCCGCGGACATCTCCCGCCAGGTGCGGAGCGGGTCCCTCCTCGTCCTCGTGTGGGTCTTCACCGCCCTCGTCACCGTCGCCGGCGCCTGGAGCTACGGGAAGCTCGCGATGGCGTTCCCGAAGGCGGGCGGCCAGTACGTCTACCTCCGCGAGGCGTGGGGCGACCTCGGGGGGTTCCTGTTCGGCTGGGCCATGCTCCTCGTCATCCAGACGGGCACGATCGCCGCCGTGGCGGTCGCCTTCGCGAAGTACCTCGGCGTCCTGGTCCCGGCCGTCTCGAGCAAGCACGTGTTCTTCAAGGCCCGCTTCCTGAGCGTGACGCCCCTCGAGATCGTCGCGATCGCGCTCATCGTCCTCCTCACCTGGTGGAACACGACGAGCGTCGAGAACGGCGCCCGGCTCCAGAACGTATTCACGGCGGCGAAGGTCCTCTCCCTCGTCGGGCTCCTCGCCGTCTGCTTCACGGCCGGGAGCGGCCTCGCGACCACGAACTGGGCCTTCCCCGCGGCGGCCGACCTCAAGATGCCGCTGATCTGGGCGTTCGCCGTCGCGACGGTGGGCTCCCTCTTCTCCGCCGACGCATGGAACAACGTGACCTTCCTCGGCGAGGAGGTCCGCGACGCCGAGCGCAACGTGCCGCGCGCGCTCATCTACGGCACCGGCCTCGTGACGACGCTCTACGTTCTCGCGAACATCGGCTACCTGAACGCGCTCCCCCTTTCGGGAATCGCCTCGGCTCCCGAGGACCGCGTCGCGACGGCGGCCATCGGCGCCGTCACGGGCAGCGCCGAATCGGGAACCCCGGCGCTCATCATGGCGGTCGTCATCCTCGTGTCGACGTTCGGCTGCCTGAACGGACTCATCCTGTCGGGCTCGCGCGTCCTCTACGCCATGTCGCGCGACGGGCTCTTCCTGAAGTCGCTCGCCAGGGTCGCGCCCAGGACGATGATCCCGGTCAACGCGCTCGGCGCGCAGGCGCTCTGGGCTTCCCTCCTCTGCCTCTCGGGCAAGTACGGCGACCTCCTCGACTACGTCATCGCGACGGTCCTGATCTTCTACATCGCGACGATCGTCGGCCGCTGGAAGCTCGCCCGGGAAATGCCCGCGCTCGCGCCGAAGACGTGGGCCGACAGGGTCGTGCCGGCCCTCTACGTCGCCGCGACGCTCTACGTCACGATTGCCCTCGCGATCTACAAGCCGGCCTACACCGTGCCCGGCCTCGTGATCGTCGCCCTCGGCATCCCGGCGTTCTACTTCTTCAAGTCGCGGCAGACGCCGGCCCCGCAGGCCTAG
- the hemW gene encoding radical SAM family heme chaperone HemW, whose product MTQESDGLPPGATSAPGAYVHVPFCAHRCTYCSFVALEGKREEEDFFEGVEREVRARGGEAAGGLTGFDTVYFGGGTPSYVDARRLGRLLGTFKDVFGLSSDVEITAEANPDDLTPGKISELRVLGVNRLSVGVQSLVDAELVPLERRHDASAARKAVREAVAAFGNVSADLMIGIPGQTRESLRASLDGLLEAGVAHLSVYILEIEKAPRLVALKKAQPEIFADDDEMADRWLEVDERLERAGLPRYELSNWAKRGFESRHNLKYWTLVPVLGFGVAAHSFDGKKRYANTGMLAEYLKRTREGKSPTATSEETEDSDFLRVKEGLMLRLRLAGGVPSSTFKEIRRTLPVASAQRLEDAFLAELLEETSSPPRVRLTRKGVLLSNEVFSALV is encoded by the coding sequence GTGACGCAGGAATCGGACGGGCTCCCACCGGGTGCGACGTCCGCGCCCGGCGCGTACGTCCACGTGCCCTTCTGCGCTCACCGCTGTACGTACTGTTCTTTTGTAGCTTTGGAAGGAAAGAGAGAAGAAGAAGATTTCTTTGAAGGTGTGGAGAGGGAAGTTCGCGCGAGGGGGGGAGAGGCGGCGGGTGGCCTGACGGGCTTCGACACCGTCTATTTCGGAGGGGGAACCCCATCGTATGTCGACGCGCGCCGCCTCGGCCGCCTGCTCGGGACCTTCAAAGACGTCTTCGGTCTCTCTTCGGACGTCGAGATCACGGCCGAGGCGAATCCAGACGATCTGACTCCGGGAAAGATCTCCGAGCTGCGGGTCCTGGGCGTCAACCGCCTGTCCGTCGGCGTCCAGTCCCTCGTCGACGCCGAGCTCGTCCCCCTGGAGCGCCGGCACGACGCGTCGGCCGCCCGGAAGGCCGTCCGGGAGGCCGTGGCGGCCTTCGGGAACGTCTCCGCGGACCTCATGATCGGCATCCCGGGACAGACCCGGGAAAGTCTCCGGGCGAGCCTGGACGGCCTCCTGGAGGCCGGCGTCGCCCACCTCTCCGTCTACATCCTGGAGATCGAGAAGGCGCCCCGGCTCGTGGCGCTGAAGAAGGCGCAGCCTGAGATTTTCGCCGACGACGACGAGATGGCCGACCGCTGGCTGGAGGTGGACGAGAGGCTCGAGAGGGCCGGCCTCCCGCGCTACGAGCTGTCGAACTGGGCGAAGAGAGGCTTCGAGAGCCGCCACAACCTCAAGTACTGGACGCTCGTCCCGGTCCTCGGCTTCGGCGTCGCCGCGCACTCGTTCGACGGGAAAAAGCGTTATGCAAATACAGGAATGCTCGCCGAGTATCTGAAGCGAACCCGGGAGGGGAAATCGCCCACCGCCACGTCCGAAGAGACCGAAGATTCGGATTTTCTTAGAGTGAAAGAGGGGCTGATGCTGCGCCTGCGCCTCGCGGGCGGCGTCCCCTCTTCCACCTTCAAAGAAATCCGAAGGACGCTTCCCGTCGCTTCGGCTCAGCGGCTCGAAGATGCTTTTTTGGCCGAATTACTCGAAGAAACCTCTTCCCCTCCCCGGGTCCGCCTGACGCGAAAAGGCGTGCTGCTGTCGAACGAGGTCTTCTCGGCCCTCGTCTAG
- a CDS encoding riboflavin synthase — MFTGLVSASAKVTARRTSPGGAVLSVERPSGYADAALGESIAVSGVCLTVVPPLDPKTLTFDVSPETLARTTLGGLAPGARVNLERALLPTDRLGGHVVAGHVDGTSEVVSVVTAGDSWTFTFGLPPALARYAVEKGSIAVDGISLTIAALGEGSFDVAVIPHTFAQTTLGDRRAGDRVNLEVDVLGKYVERLLAARLGDADAPARDERLRQLLAENA; from the coding sequence GTGTTCACGGGCCTCGTCTCCGCGTCGGCGAAAGTAACCGCGCGCCGCACGTCCCCGGGCGGCGCGGTCCTCTCCGTCGAGCGGCCGTCCGGGTATGCGGATGCGGCGCTCGGCGAGAGCATCGCGGTGTCGGGCGTGTGCCTGACGGTGGTCCCGCCGCTCGACCCGAAGACGCTCACGTTCGACGTGTCACCCGAGACCCTGGCCCGCACGACGCTCGGCGGCCTCGCGCCGGGCGCGCGGGTGAACCTCGAGAGGGCCCTCCTGCCGACGGACCGCCTGGGCGGGCACGTGGTCGCGGGGCACGTCGACGGGACCTCGGAAGTGGTCTCGGTGGTGACGGCCGGCGACTCGTGGACGTTCACGTTCGGCCTCCCGCCTGCTCTTGCGCGCTACGCGGTCGAGAAAGGCTCCATTGCCGTCGACGGCATCTCGCTCACGATCGCGGCGCTCGGCGAAGGCTCGTTCGACGTCGCCGTCATCCCGCACACGTTCGCCCAGACGACGCTCGGCGACCGCAGGGCGGGCGACCGCGTGAATCTCGAGGTCGACGTCCTCGGCAAGTACGTCGAGCGCCTGCTCGCGGCTCGGCTCGGCGACGCGGACGCCCCCGCGCGCGACGAGCGCCTCAGGCAGCTCCTGGCCGAAAACGCGTGA
- the ribD gene encoding bifunctional diaminohydroxyphosphoribosylaminopyrimidine deaminase/5-amino-6-(5-phosphoribosylamino)uracil reductase RibD — protein sequence MTDSAPTSPTGLDFLWRRVLELAARGRFSVSPNPRVGCVIVDPGGTVVGEGWHERAGGAHAEATALAMAGEKARGATLLVNLEPCSHFGRTAPCTEAILAAGIARVVCSVEDPDPRISGRGVRRLRDKGVEVLVGAFAAEAERVNEPFLTSARERRPFVHLKWAASLDGKTGTRTGESQWISGESARRDALLLREEHDAILVGASTVLADDPLLTRRLALSTAIVPHRRLVLDGALRVSASARVFSAAGGEVWLVTAVPERDPRLAAFRDRGVHVVSKPAPSGGVDLPALLADLYAAEARSLLVEGGGVTAASFLAAGLADRVTAYIAPKILGGVGARVPVAGEGAWTILDAIALSDLEVVRIGGDVRLSARRRPVA from the coding sequence ATGACTGACTCGGCGCCGACCTCCCCGACCGGTCTCGACTTCCTCTGGAGGCGCGTCCTCGAGCTCGCCGCCCGCGGGCGGTTCTCCGTGTCCCCGAATCCGCGGGTCGGCTGCGTCATCGTGGACCCGGGCGGCACCGTGGTCGGCGAGGGCTGGCACGAGCGGGCCGGCGGCGCGCACGCCGAGGCCACCGCGCTCGCCATGGCGGGGGAGAAGGCGCGCGGCGCCACGCTCCTCGTGAATCTCGAGCCCTGCTCGCACTTCGGCCGCACCGCGCCGTGCACGGAGGCGATCCTCGCCGCGGGGATCGCGCGCGTGGTCTGCTCCGTCGAGGATCCGGATCCGCGGATCTCGGGGCGCGGCGTCCGGAGGCTCCGGGACAAGGGCGTCGAGGTCCTCGTCGGGGCTTTCGCCGCCGAGGCCGAACGCGTCAACGAGCCGTTCCTCACGTCCGCGCGCGAGCGCCGGCCTTTCGTCCACCTCAAGTGGGCCGCGTCCCTCGACGGGAAGACGGGCACCCGGACGGGCGAGTCGCAGTGGATCTCGGGCGAGTCGGCCCGGCGCGACGCGCTCCTCCTGCGGGAGGAGCACGACGCCATTCTCGTCGGAGCGTCCACCGTTCTGGCGGACGACCCGCTCCTGACGCGGCGGCTCGCCCTGTCCACCGCGATCGTGCCCCACCGCAGGCTCGTCCTCGACGGCGCCCTCCGCGTCTCGGCGTCCGCTCGCGTCTTCTCGGCGGCCGGCGGCGAAGTCTGGCTCGTAACCGCCGTTCCGGAGCGGGACCCGCGCCTCGCGGCCTTCCGCGACCGCGGCGTCCACGTGGTCTCGAAACCGGCTCCGTCCGGAGGCGTCGACCTCCCGGCGCTCCTCGCGGACCTCTACGCGGCCGAGGCTCGGTCGCTTCTCGTCGAGGGCGGCGGCGTCACCGCCGCGTCCTTCCTTGCCGCGGGTCTCGCGGACCGCGTGACGGCCTACATCGCCCCCAAGATCCTCGGCGGCGTCGGCGCGCGCGTCCCGGTCGCCGGTGAGGGCGCCTGGACCATCCTCGACGCGATCGCGCTTTCGGACCTGGAGGTCGTGCGGATCGGCGGCGACGTCCGCCTGTCGGCCCGCCGGCGGCCCGTGGCGTAG
- the ftsY gene encoding signal recognition particle-docking protein FtsY gives MASDETPGKPSPSVFARLKRGLFMTHTELIAKVGGAIKAKFEPDPRALEALEDALLSADVGPATAAELVAAVREEAGRRDAGEADVVRRVLKAEIARRLTVAGPEVAAGSPHVVFMVGVNGTGKTTTAAKLAARAVADGKSVILAAADTFRAAALEQLQIWADRIGIPLVKLKSGADPAAVVHDACAAAVAKKADVLFVDTAGRLHTKHNLMEELSKMRRVAARLVPGAPHEVLLVLDAVTGMNGISQAREFTKSAGVTGLVLTKMDGTAKGGVILAIVRELGLPVKYVGVGETADDLLDFDPDAFASALVDD, from the coding sequence ATGGCCTCTGACGAGACCCCCGGAAAGCCCTCTCCCTCCGTGTTCGCCCGCCTGAAGCGCGGGCTGTTCATGACGCACACCGAGCTCATCGCGAAGGTGGGCGGGGCGATCAAGGCGAAGTTCGAGCCCGACCCGCGGGCGCTGGAAGCCCTCGAGGACGCTCTCCTGTCGGCCGACGTCGGGCCGGCGACGGCCGCCGAGCTGGTCGCCGCCGTCCGGGAGGAAGCCGGGCGCCGCGACGCGGGCGAAGCCGACGTCGTGCGCCGCGTCCTCAAGGCCGAAATCGCGCGGCGCCTCACCGTCGCAGGGCCCGAGGTCGCGGCCGGGAGTCCGCACGTCGTCTTCATGGTCGGCGTGAACGGAACCGGCAAGACCACGACGGCGGCGAAGCTCGCCGCGCGCGCCGTCGCGGACGGGAAGTCCGTGATCCTCGCGGCCGCCGACACGTTCCGCGCCGCCGCCCTCGAGCAGCTCCAGATCTGGGCCGACCGTATCGGCATCCCGCTCGTGAAGCTCAAGTCCGGCGCCGATCCGGCCGCCGTCGTCCACGATGCGTGCGCCGCGGCCGTGGCCAAGAAGGCCGACGTCCTCTTCGTCGACACGGCGGGGCGCCTCCACACGAAGCACAACCTCATGGAGGAGCTCTCGAAGATGCGGCGCGTCGCGGCGCGCCTCGTCCCCGGTGCGCCCCACGAGGTCCTCCTCGTCCTCGACGCCGTGACGGGCATGAACGGCATCTCCCAGGCCCGCGAGTTCACGAAGTCGGCCGGCGTGACGGGCCTCGTCCTCACGAAGATGGACGGGACGGCCAAAGGCGGCGTCATCCTCGCGATCGTCCGGGAGCTCGGCCTGCCCGTGAAGTACGTCGGCGTCGGCGAGACGGCCGACGACCTCCTCGATTTCGATCCCGACGCGTTCGCGTCCGCGCTCGTCGATGACTGA
- a CDS encoding roadblock/LC7 domain-containing protein, whose product MSFETILSSILESPGALGAAFLDPQGEVIARAGDQAATEVLGAYQSVWLAELGRAADRAGLGPVSGLALEFDGRKVLSAPVKAGFFLLVVLSPDGRPSVVKAGMDAARERLASEVS is encoded by the coding sequence GTGAGTTTCGAAACGATCCTGTCGAGCATCCTCGAGTCGCCGGGCGCCCTCGGCGCCGCGTTTCTCGATCCTCAGGGCGAAGTCATCGCGCGGGCGGGCGACCAGGCCGCGACCGAGGTCCTGGGCGCTTACCAATCGGTCTGGCTGGCCGAGCTCGGAAGGGCCGCGGACCGGGCGGGCCTCGGGCCGGTCTCGGGGCTCGCGCTGGAATTCGACGGAAGAAAAGTCCTCAGCGCGCCCGTGAAGGCCGGCTTTTTCCTGCTCGTCGTCCTCTCGCCGGACGGCCGCCCGTCGGTCGTGAAGGCCGGCATGGACGCGGCCCGCGAGCGCCTCGCCTCCGAAGTCTCCTGA